Proteins co-encoded in one Neofelis nebulosa isolate mNeoNeb1 chromosome 2, mNeoNeb1.pri, whole genome shotgun sequence genomic window:
- the ZNF326 gene encoding DBIRD complex subunit ZNF326 isoform X2 — protein sequence MDFEDDYTHSACRNTYQGFNGMDRDYGPGSYGGMDRDYGHGSYGGQRSMDSYLNQSYGMDNHSGGGGGSSSFSSPHMKPAPVGSRGRGTPAYPESTFGSRNYDAFGGPSTGRGRGRGHMSDFGSIHRPGIVVDYQNKPTNVTVAAARGIKRKMMQPFNKPGGTFIKKPKLAKPVEKMSLSKSPTKTDPKNEEEEKRRIEARREKQRRRREKNSEKYGDGYRMAFTCSFCKFRTFEEKDIELHLESSSHQETLDHIQKQTKFDKVVMEFLHECMVNKFKKTSIRKQQTNNQTEVVKIIEKDVMEGVTADDHMMKVETVHCSACSVYIPALHSSVQQHLKSPDHIKGKQAYKEQIKRESVLTATSILNNPIVKARYERFVKGENPFEIQDHSQDQQIEGDEEEEEKIDEPIEEEEEEEEEVEEVGEVEEVEEVEEAEEVGEGGGVEGAGDTEEAGDQEAVGEGEAAGEGEAVGEGGVGKGEEVEEEAAKEKPVDFPVDQPEEN from the exons ATGGACTTCGAAGACG ATTATACACACTCTGCTTGCAGAAATACTTATCAGGGCTTTAATG GAATGGATCGTGATTATGGCCCCGGATCTTATGGAG GGATGGACCGTGACTATGGCCATGGATCCTATGGGGGTCAAAGATCCATGGACTCCTACCTAAACCAGTCATATGGCATGGACAAtcacagtggtggtggtgggggtagCAG CAGTTTTTCTTCACCCCATATGAAGCCTGCACCTGTAGGCTCTCGGGGGAGAGGAACGCCTGCTTATCCTGAAAGTACGTTTGGAAGCAGAAACTATGATGCTTTTGGAGGACCATCAACAGGCAGAGGCCGAGGCCGAGGA CATATGAGTGATTTTGGAAGCATTCATAGACCTGGAATTGTTGTTGACTATCAAAACAAACCCACCAATGTGACAGTTGCTGCTGCaagaggaataaagagaaaaatgatgcaACCATTTAATAAGCCTGGTGGAACCTTTATCAAGAAACCCAAGCTAGCAAAGCCTGTGGAGAAGATGAGCCTCAGCAAATCACCCA CAAAAACTGATcctaaaaatgaagaagaagaaaagcgaCGTATTGAGGCTCGGCGAGAAAAACAAAGgcgcagaagagaaaaaaacagtgaGAAATATGGAGATGGATACAG aatggCATTCACATGTTCATTTTGTAAATTCCGAACGTTTGAAGAAAAAGATATTGAGCTACATCTGGAAAGTTCTTCACACCAGGAAACATTGGATCATATTCAGAAACAAACCAAATTTGATAAAGTAGTTATGGAGTTTTTGCAT GAATGTATGgtgaataaattcaagaaaacatCTATTCGTAAACAGCAGACAAATAATCAAACAGAAGtagttaaaataattgaaaaagatGTTATGGAAG GTGTTACTGCAGATGATCACATGATGAAAGTGGAGACTGTTCACTGCAGTGCATGCAGTGTGTATATCCCTGCTTTGCATAGTTCAGTGCAGCAGCACTTAAAATCTCCTGATCATATCAAAGGGAAGCAG GcttataaagaacaaataaaaagagagagtgtCTTGACTGCTACAAGCATTTTAAATAATCCAATAGTGAAGGCGCGATATGAACGTTTCGTTAAG GGTGAGAATCCTTTTGAAATTCAAGATCATTCTCAAGATCAACAAATAGAaggagatgaggaggaggaagaaaagattgATGAACCTattgaagaagaggaggaggaggaggaggaagtggaggaagtGGGGGAAGTAGAGGAAGTAGAAGAAgtggaggaagcagaagaagtgggagaaggaggaggagtggagggagcgggagacacagaggaagcaggggaccaggaggcagtgggggaaggagaggcagccggggagggagaagcagtgggggagggaggagtggggaaaggagaggaagtagAGGaagaagcagcaaaggaaaagcCTGTTGACTTCCCTGTTGACCAacctgaagaaaattaa
- the ZNF326 gene encoding DBIRD complex subunit ZNF326 isoform X1, with protein sequence MDFEDDYTHSACRNTYQGFNGMDRDYGPGSYGGMDRDYGHGSYGGQRSMDSYLNQSYGMDNHSGGGGGSRFGPYESYDSRSSLGGRDLYRSGYGFNEPEQSRFGGSYGGRFESSYRNSLDSFGGRNQGGSSWEAPYSRSKLRPGFMEDRGRENYSSYSSFSSPHMKPAPVGSRGRGTPAYPESTFGSRNYDAFGGPSTGRGRGRGHMSDFGSIHRPGIVVDYQNKPTNVTVAAARGIKRKMMQPFNKPGGTFIKKPKLAKPVEKMSLSKSPTKTDPKNEEEEKRRIEARREKQRRRREKNSEKYGDGYRMAFTCSFCKFRTFEEKDIELHLESSSHQETLDHIQKQTKFDKVVMEFLHECMVNKFKKTSIRKQQTNNQTEVVKIIEKDVMEGVTADDHMMKVETVHCSACSVYIPALHSSVQQHLKSPDHIKGKQAYKEQIKRESVLTATSILNNPIVKARYERFVKGENPFEIQDHSQDQQIEGDEEEEEKIDEPIEEEEEEEEEVEEVGEVEEVEEVEEAEEVGEGGGVEGAGDTEEAGDQEAVGEGEAAGEGEAVGEGGVGKGEEVEEEAAKEKPVDFPVDQPEEN encoded by the exons ATGGACTTCGAAGACG ATTATACACACTCTGCTTGCAGAAATACTTATCAGGGCTTTAATG GAATGGATCGTGATTATGGCCCCGGATCTTATGGAG GGATGGACCGTGACTATGGCCATGGATCCTATGGGGGTCAAAGATCCATGGACTCCTACCTAAACCAGTCATATGGCATGGACAAtcacagtggtggtggtgggggtagCAG GTTTGGACCTTATGAGTCTTACGACTCCAGGTCTTCTCTGGGTGGGCGAGATCTGTACAGATCTGGCTATGGTTTTAATGAACCCGAACAAAGCCGCTTCGGAGGTAGTTATGGTGGTCGATTTGAGAGCTCCTACCGGAATAGCCTTGACTCTTTCGGAGGTAGAAACCAGGGCGGGTCTAGCTGGGAAGCACCTTACTCCCGTTCAAAATTGAGGCCTGGGTTTatggaggacagaggaagagagaattacTCTTCCTACAGCAGTTTTTCTTCACCCCATATGAAGCCTGCACCTGTAGGCTCTCGGGGGAGAGGAACGCCTGCTTATCCTGAAAGTACGTTTGGAAGCAGAAACTATGATGCTTTTGGAGGACCATCAACAGGCAGAGGCCGAGGCCGAGGA CATATGAGTGATTTTGGAAGCATTCATAGACCTGGAATTGTTGTTGACTATCAAAACAAACCCACCAATGTGACAGTTGCTGCTGCaagaggaataaagagaaaaatgatgcaACCATTTAATAAGCCTGGTGGAACCTTTATCAAGAAACCCAAGCTAGCAAAGCCTGTGGAGAAGATGAGCCTCAGCAAATCACCCA CAAAAACTGATcctaaaaatgaagaagaagaaaagcgaCGTATTGAGGCTCGGCGAGAAAAACAAAGgcgcagaagagaaaaaaacagtgaGAAATATGGAGATGGATACAG aatggCATTCACATGTTCATTTTGTAAATTCCGAACGTTTGAAGAAAAAGATATTGAGCTACATCTGGAAAGTTCTTCACACCAGGAAACATTGGATCATATTCAGAAACAAACCAAATTTGATAAAGTAGTTATGGAGTTTTTGCAT GAATGTATGgtgaataaattcaagaaaacatCTATTCGTAAACAGCAGACAAATAATCAAACAGAAGtagttaaaataattgaaaaagatGTTATGGAAG GTGTTACTGCAGATGATCACATGATGAAAGTGGAGACTGTTCACTGCAGTGCATGCAGTGTGTATATCCCTGCTTTGCATAGTTCAGTGCAGCAGCACTTAAAATCTCCTGATCATATCAAAGGGAAGCAG GcttataaagaacaaataaaaagagagagtgtCTTGACTGCTACAAGCATTTTAAATAATCCAATAGTGAAGGCGCGATATGAACGTTTCGTTAAG GGTGAGAATCCTTTTGAAATTCAAGATCATTCTCAAGATCAACAAATAGAaggagatgaggaggaggaagaaaagattgATGAACCTattgaagaagaggaggaggaggaggaggaagtggaggaagtGGGGGAAGTAGAGGAAGTAGAAGAAgtggaggaagcagaagaagtgggagaaggaggaggagtggagggagcgggagacacagaggaagcaggggaccaggaggcagtgggggaaggagaggcagccggggagggagaagcagtgggggagggaggagtggggaaaggagaggaagtagAGGaagaagcagcaaaggaaaagcCTGTTGACTTCCCTGTTGACCAacctgaagaaaattaa
- the ZNF326 gene encoding DBIRD complex subunit ZNF326 isoform X3: MSDFGSIHRPGIVVDYQNKPTNVTVAAARGIKRKMMQPFNKPGGTFIKKPKLAKPVEKMSLSKSPTKTDPKNEEEEKRRIEARREKQRRRREKNSEKYGDGYRMAFTCSFCKFRTFEEKDIELHLESSSHQETLDHIQKQTKFDKVVMEFLHECMVNKFKKTSIRKQQTNNQTEVVKIIEKDVMEGVTADDHMMKVETVHCSACSVYIPALHSSVQQHLKSPDHIKGKQAYKEQIKRESVLTATSILNNPIVKARYERFVKGENPFEIQDHSQDQQIEGDEEEEEKIDEPIEEEEEEEEEVEEVGEVEEVEEVEEAEEVGEGGGVEGAGDTEEAGDQEAVGEGEAAGEGEAVGEGGVGKGEEVEEEAAKEKPVDFPVDQPEEN, from the exons ATGAGTGATTTTGGAAGCATTCATAGACCTGGAATTGTTGTTGACTATCAAAACAAACCCACCAATGTGACAGTTGCTGCTGCaagaggaataaagagaaaaatgatgcaACCATTTAATAAGCCTGGTGGAACCTTTATCAAGAAACCCAAGCTAGCAAAGCCTGTGGAGAAGATGAGCCTCAGCAAATCACCCA CAAAAACTGATcctaaaaatgaagaagaagaaaagcgaCGTATTGAGGCTCGGCGAGAAAAACAAAGgcgcagaagagaaaaaaacagtgaGAAATATGGAGATGGATACAG aatggCATTCACATGTTCATTTTGTAAATTCCGAACGTTTGAAGAAAAAGATATTGAGCTACATCTGGAAAGTTCTTCACACCAGGAAACATTGGATCATATTCAGAAACAAACCAAATTTGATAAAGTAGTTATGGAGTTTTTGCAT GAATGTATGgtgaataaattcaagaaaacatCTATTCGTAAACAGCAGACAAATAATCAAACAGAAGtagttaaaataattgaaaaagatGTTATGGAAG GTGTTACTGCAGATGATCACATGATGAAAGTGGAGACTGTTCACTGCAGTGCATGCAGTGTGTATATCCCTGCTTTGCATAGTTCAGTGCAGCAGCACTTAAAATCTCCTGATCATATCAAAGGGAAGCAG GcttataaagaacaaataaaaagagagagtgtCTTGACTGCTACAAGCATTTTAAATAATCCAATAGTGAAGGCGCGATATGAACGTTTCGTTAAG GGTGAGAATCCTTTTGAAATTCAAGATCATTCTCAAGATCAACAAATAGAaggagatgaggaggaggaagaaaagattgATGAACCTattgaagaagaggaggaggaggaggaggaagtggaggaagtGGGGGAAGTAGAGGAAGTAGAAGAAgtggaggaagcagaagaagtgggagaaggaggaggagtggagggagcgggagacacagaggaagcaggggaccaggaggcagtgggggaaggagaggcagccggggagggagaagcagtgggggagggaggagtggggaaaggagaggaagtagAGGaagaagcagcaaaggaaaagcCTGTTGACTTCCCTGTTGACCAacctgaagaaaattaa
- the LOC131504403 gene encoding thioredoxin-like has protein sequence MVKQIESKYAFQEALNSVGEKLVVVDFSAMWCGPCKTIKPFFHSFSDKYSNMAFLEADVDDCWDVASEREVKCMPTFQFFKKGQKVGELSGASKEKLEATINELI, from the coding sequence ATGGTGAAGCAGATTGAGAGCAAGTATGCTTTTCAGGAAGCCTTGAACAGTGTAGGGGAAAAACTTGTAGTAGTTGACTTTTCAGCCATGTGGTGTGGGCCTTGCAAAACGATTAAGCCTTTCTTTCACTCCTTCTCTGACAAGTATTCCAACATGGCGTTCCTTGAAGCAGATGTGGATGACTGTTGGGATGTTGCTTCAGAGCGTGAAGTCAAATGCATGCCAAccttccagttttttaaaaaaggacaaaaggtGGGTGAACTTTCTGGGGCTAGTAAGGAAAAACTTGAAGCTACCATTAATGAATTAATCTAA